In the Vitis vinifera cultivar Pinot Noir 40024 chromosome 2, ASM3070453v1 genome, one interval contains:
- the LOC100267839 gene encoding expansin-like B1 encodes MGFPLSHYCCFLCVIVLLPVLCKCEDAFTYSRATYYGTPDGLGTPTGACGFGEYGRSVNGGNVGAVSRLYRDGTGCGACYQVRCKMPNLCADVGMKVVVTDHGGGDDTDFILSRRGFSMLARPNKAADLFAYGVVGIEYRRVPCQYPGSNIFFKVHENSRFPDYLALVMLYQAGLSDITAVDIWQEDSQAWKGMRKSHGAVWDMPNPPKGPVSLRFQVSGRRGQKWVQLMNVIPSDWKAGVAYDSNFQLDY; translated from the exons ATGGGTTTTCCACTTAGCCACTATTGCTGCTTTCTATGTGTCATTGTGCTCTTGCCTGTGCTATGCAAGTGTGAAGACGCCTTCACATACTCACGGGCAACATATTATGGCACCCCTGATGGCTTAGGGACTCCAA CTGGAGCATGTGGCTTTGGCGAATATGGAAGAAGTGTCAACGGCGGCAACGTTGGCGCAGTTTCTAGGCTATACAGGGATGGGACTGGCTGCGGTGCATGCTATCAG GTTAGGTGCAAGATGCCAAACCTTTGTGCAGATGTTGGGATGAAGGTAGTGGTGACCGACCACGGAGGAGGAGATGACACTGACTTCATCCTCAGCCGGCGCGGATTCTCAATGTTGGCTCGTCCAAACAAGGCTGCAGACCTCTTTGCTTATGGGGTGGTCGGCATAGAATACAGAAGGGTCCCATGTCAGTACCCGGGTTCCAACATCTTCTTCAAGGTCCATGAGAACAGTCGGTTTCCCGACTACTTAGCGCTAGTCATGTTGTACCAAGCTGGCCTAAGCGACATCACAGCAGTGGACATATGGCAG GAGGATAGCCAGGCATGGAAGGGCATGAGGAAGAGCCATGGCGCAGTGTGGGACATGCCTAACCCACCAAAGGGTCCTGTAAGCCTGAGGTTCCAAGTGAGTGGGAGACGTGGGCAAAAGTGGGTGCAGCTGATGAATGTGATTCCTAGTGATTGGAAGGCTGGGGTTGCGTATGACTCAAACTTTCAGCTTGATTATTAA
- the LOC104878324 gene encoding uncharacterized protein LOC104878324 yields the protein MEGDSSFSIIAPLVFNGDNYTIWAVRMEAYLDAVDLWEAVENDYDVPPLSDNPMMAQVKNHNEMKTRKSKAKACLFAAISATIFTRIMSLKSAKAIWSYLKFEYEGDDIIKGMKVLNLIRDFELQKMKELETIKEYSRRLLSIANRAQEQRMVTRQEATVEEALPAKHEDGWRNKNKKNRKHQQSNGEAAAHRSNKNKAGSSKGKYPPCKHCDKTGHSPFKCWKRPDAKCNKCNQLGHEAIICKNQNQQQDTNAQIANEDENDHLFVATCFSGSISSDSCLIDSGCTNHMTHDKELFKELKPTKIARVRIDHGGHIPAKGIGTVAITTHLGTKVIDDVLYVPGIDQNLLSVG from the exons ATGGAAGGAGACTCAAGTTTCTCAATAATAGCACCTCTAGTCTTCAATGGTGATAATTACACCATATGGGCTGTGCGGATGGAAGCCTACCTAGACGCTGTAGATCTATGGGAGGCTGTTGAAAATGACTATGACGTTCCTCCACTATCAGACAACCCAATGATGGCTCAAGTCAAGAATCACAATGAAATGAAAACCAGAAAGTCTAAGGCAAAAGCCTGCCTATTTGCAGCAATTTCAGCTACAATCTTCACCCGAATTATGTCTTTGAAATCAGCCAAAGCCATTTGGAGTTATCTCAAATTTGAATATGAAGGAGATGATATAATTAAAGGCATGAAAGTGCTGAATCTAATCAGAGATTTTGAGTTGCAGAAGATGAAAGAGTTAGAAACCATCAAGGAGTACTCTAGAAGGCTTTTAAGCATAGCCAACAGA GCGCAAGAACAACGGATGGTTACGAGACAAGAAGCAACTGTAGAGGAAGCCTTGCCCGCCAAACATGAAGATGGttggagaaacaaaaataagaaaaatagaaagcaCCAACAATCAAATGGAGAAGCTGCAGCACACAGGAGCAACAAAAACAAAGCTGGAAGTTCCAAGGGAAAGTACCCACCTTGTAAGCATTGTGACAAAACTGGCCACTCACCGTTCAAGTGCTGGAAAAGGCCAGATGCTAAGTGTAACAAGTGCAATCAACTTGGACATGAAGCTATCATTTGCAAGAACCAAAACCAGCAGCAAGACACAAATGCCCAAATCGCTaatgaagatgaaaatgatCATCTCTTTGTTGCAACTTGTTTTTCAGGTAGCATTTCAAGCGATAGCTGCTTGATTGACAGTGGATGCACCAATCACATGACTCATGACAAGGAACTTTTCAAAGAATTGAAGCCTACAAAAATTGCAAGAGTTCGAATAGATCATGGTGGTCATATTCCTGCGAAAGGAATTGGAACTGTTGCTATTACAACCCATTTAGGTACTAAAGTCATCGATGATGTGCTTTACGTACCTGGAATAGACCAAAACTTGTTAAGTGTTGGTTAG
- the LOC132252794 gene encoding expansin-like B1: protein MGFPLSHYCCFLCVIVLLPVLCKCEDTFTYSRATYYGTSDGLGTPTGACGFGEYGRNVNGGNVGAVSRLYRDGTGCGACYQVRCKIPKLCADVGMKVVVTDHGGGDDTDFILSRHGFSMLARPNKAADLFAYGVVGIEYRRVPCQYPGSNIFFKVHENSRFPDYLALVMLYQAGLSDITAVDIWQEDSQAWKGMRKSYGAVWDMANPPKGPVSLRFQVSGRRGQKWVQLMNVIPSHWKAGVAYDSKFQLDY from the exons ATGGGTTTTCCACTTAGCCACTATTGCTGCTTTCTATGTGTCATTGTGCTCTTGCCTGTGCTATGCAAGTGTGAAGACACCTTCACATACTCACGGGCAACATATTATGGCACCTCTGATGGCTTAGGGACTCCAA CTGGAGCATGTGGCTTTGGCGAATATGGAAGAAATGTCAACGGCGGCAACGTTGGCGCAGTTTCTAGGCTATACAGGGATGGGACTGGCTGCGGTGCATGCTATCAG GTTAGGTGCAAGATACCAAAACTTTGTGCAGATGTTGGGATGAAGGTAGTGGTGACCGACCACGGAGGAGGAGATGACACCGACTTCATCCTCAGCCGGCACGGATTCTCAATGTTGGCTCGTCCAAACAAGGCTGCAGACCTCTTTGCTTATGGGGTGGTCGGCATAGAATACAGAAGGGTCCCATGTCAGTACCCGGGTTCCAACATCTTCTTCAAGGTCCATGAGAACAGTCGGTTTCCCGACTACTTAGCTCTAGTCATGTTGTACCAAGCTGGCCTAAGCGACATCACAGCAGTGGACATATGGCAG GAGGATAGCCAGGCATGGAAGGGCATGAGGAAGAGCTATGGCGCAGTATGGGACATGGCTAACCCACCGAAGGGTCCTGTAAGCCTGAGGTTCCAAGTGAGTGGGAGACGTGGGCAAAAGTGGGTGCAGCTGATGAATGTGATTCCTAGTCATTGGAAGGCTGGGGTTGCGTATGACTCAAAATTTCAGCTTGATTATTAA